DNA from Fibrobacter sp. UWP2:
CATCAATCTCCTCAAGCGAGCGAAAGCTTTGGGCGATTACTTGATTGTAGGCGTCACCAACGACAATTTCGACCGGGATCGCGGAAAACTGAACGTCCGCAACAACGTTCTGGAACGTGTCGAAGCGGTCAAGGCGACCGGGCTAGCCGATCAAATCATCATAGAGGATTACATCGGCCAAAAGATAGACGACATACAAAAATACGATGTGGACATTTTCGCCATCGGCTCTGACTGGGAAGGCAAATTCGATTACCTGAACGAGTTCTGCCAGGTCGTTTACCTGCCCCGCACCGAGGGCATCAGTTCCACGATGTTGCGGGACAGCTCCCAGGAAACCCTAAAAGTCGGGATTGTCGGCTGCGGGCGAGTCGCGCAGAGATTCCCATCCGAAGCCTCCGTCGTAAGCGGCATCAAAGTCCAGGCCGCGTACGACACCGACATCGCCGCAAGCGACTCCTTTGCCCAAAAATTCACGGACATCACGCCCTGTGCCAGCCTCGACGAACTGTACGGCCTCGTCGACGCGGTCTATATCGCCACGCCCCACCTCGCCCATTACGGCAACATAAAGTCCGCATTACAGGCAAAAAAGCATGTCCTCTGCGAAACACCCATGGTCCTGAACGGGGAAGAGGCCAAGGAACTATACAAGCTGGCCGAGTCGCAGGGCGTAATCCTCATGGAAGCGAACAAGACGGCGCACTGCCCCGCTTTCAACCACCTGGTCGTCCTCATAAAGTCCGGCCTTATCGGCGAAGTCGTCGACATCGAGGCATCCCTTTCACAGTTGCTAGACAAAAAAGGCAGGGAATTCGACGCCGCGCAGGCCGGCGGAGCCATGTTCGAGCAGGGGTCCTACCCTTTACTTCCGATCCTCAAGCTGATGGGCATCCAGTACGAAAGCCTTGAGCTATTCTCCCGACTGGAAAATGACGTAGACATTTACACGAAGGGCGTCTTGCGCTATCCCAAGGCAGTCTGTTCGTTCAAGGTGGGGCTCGGAGTCAAGACGGAAGGCGACCTGGTCATCTCCGGGACAAAGGGCTACGCCTATGTACCGGCTCCCTGGTGGAAGACGGATTACTTCGAATTAAGATACGAAGACCAAAACAACAACAAGAAATTCTTTTACAAGTGGGACGGCTTTGGACTGCGATATGAAGTTCAGGAGTTCGTCCGTTGCATATTCAATCATCGTTTCTCTTCTGCACGCCTGCGACGCCGCGAAAGCATCCAGATGGCGTTCATCATGCAGCAATTTAACGAAAAAGTGAATTTTCACGAAATTTAGAGGTCATTATGATCAATTTCACTGTGGGTCCCGTACAATCTAGCGACGCCGTCCGCGCCATCGGGGCAGAACAAGTCCCTTATTTCCGTACCCAGGAATTCTCCGAACTGATGTTCGAGAACGAGCGCCTGATAAAGAAATTCGCGAAGGCTCCGGAAGGATCAAAAGTCGCCTTCATCACGGGATCGGGTTCCGCCAGCATGGAAACCGCCATCATGAACACCCTGACCCCTGCGGACAAGGCCATCATCGTCAACGGAGGAAGCTTCGGCCACCGTTTCGTGGAACTCTGCGAACTGCACGAAATTCCCTTTGCCGAGATCAAGCTCGAGCCGGGCAAGGCGCTTAAGGCGGAACACCTCGCCGCCTACGAAGGCAAAGGCT
Protein-coding regions in this window:
- a CDS encoding Gfo/Idh/MocA family oxidoreductase, producing the protein MKKVITYGTYDLLHQGHINLLKRAKALGDYLIVGVTNDNFDRDRGKLNVRNNVLERVEAVKATGLADQIIIEDYIGQKIDDIQKYDVDIFAIGSDWEGKFDYLNEFCQVVYLPRTEGISSTMLRDSSQETLKVGIVGCGRVAQRFPSEASVVSGIKVQAAYDTDIAASDSFAQKFTDITPCASLDELYGLVDAVYIATPHLAHYGNIKSALQAKKHVLCETPMVLNGEEAKELYKLAESQGVILMEANKTAHCPAFNHLVVLIKSGLIGEVVDIEASLSQLLDKKGREFDAAQAGGAMFEQGSYPLLPILKLMGIQYESLELFSRLENDVDIYTKGVLRYPKAVCSFKVGLGVKTEGDLVISGTKGYAYVPAPWWKTDYFELRYEDQNNNKKFFYKWDGFGLRYEVQEFVRCIFNHRFSSARLRRRESIQMAFIMQQFNEKVNFHEI